A window of the candidate division KSB1 bacterium genome harbors these coding sequences:
- a CDS encoding oligosaccharide flippase family protein codes for MRTGKVEEGSAAKLPREGTLQDLIVRLLKHSGAYALATVLNRAVSVVLLPLYARMLVKAEFGVLEILTVTSTVVMLVLQLGMDSALFRSALYRLGVDRRVLTSTAHYFLVLTALVAVAVLVTLAGPISRLLFGDMGYGWLLRLIFVGDFFLVCNTIPMARLRIDEKSLKFALIASANFVLSISLNVLFVGVLKRRVEGAVMANTLAAFFFACIYLAVIWPELGPAISLRELKEMLAYGLPLVPAAACNMVLMMSDRYLLRFLADFEQVAMYAAATRLGVMMMLLVSAFQLAWPAIFFPIARRQDGPRTFARLFEFFMLGVCTFALCLAVFARDLMELLATKSYLPGARVVPLLVASYVLYGVYYFTAIGVQVRKKTFFLPLGIGMAAALNLFLGLHLVARTGMMGAALAKVLAYAVLAAVMWTISQRLYRVPYDMGKFVFLLATGVGLFFLSTLTPPRLAVMPVLERLAIVGAFPGVMLLCGYVERGTVRRVASAISSSMARGRARTDRAPRDWSEIG; via the coding sequence GTGAGAACCGGCAAAGTGGAGGAAGGTAGCGCAGCGAAACTGCCGAGGGAGGGTACCCTGCAGGACCTGATCGTGCGGTTGCTGAAGCATTCCGGGGCCTATGCTTTGGCCACAGTGCTCAACCGCGCGGTCAGTGTCGTGCTGCTCCCCCTCTATGCGCGCATGCTAGTCAAGGCCGAATTCGGCGTGCTGGAGATTCTCACCGTCACCTCCACTGTGGTGATGCTGGTGTTGCAACTGGGGATGGACTCGGCGCTCTTTCGCAGCGCCCTGTACCGGCTTGGGGTGGACAGGAGGGTCCTCACAAGCACCGCTCACTACTTCCTCGTGCTGACTGCACTGGTGGCGGTGGCGGTGCTCGTGACCCTGGCCGGACCGATATCTCGCCTGCTGTTCGGCGACATGGGCTACGGCTGGCTCCTGCGCTTGATCTTTGTGGGTGACTTTTTCCTGGTGTGCAACACCATTCCCATGGCGCGGCTGCGCATCGACGAAAAGTCGCTCAAATTTGCCCTGATTGCCAGCGCCAATTTTGTGCTGAGCATTTCGTTGAACGTCCTGTTCGTTGGGGTCCTCAAGCGGCGGGTGGAGGGGGCGGTGATGGCCAACACCCTGGCGGCGTTTTTCTTCGCGTGCATCTACCTGGCGGTGATTTGGCCTGAGCTGGGCCCGGCGATCTCCCTGAGGGAGCTGAAGGAGATGCTGGCCTATGGGCTTCCGCTGGTCCCTGCTGCCGCATGCAACATGGTGCTGATGATGTCGGACCGCTACCTGCTGCGTTTCTTAGCGGACTTTGAGCAGGTGGCGATGTACGCTGCCGCCACCCGCCTTGGGGTGATGATGATGCTCCTGGTGAGCGCCTTTCAGTTAGCGTGGCCGGCGATCTTTTTCCCCATTGCCAGGCGGCAGGATGGGCCGCGCACGTTCGCGCGCCTGTTCGAGTTCTTCATGCTGGGAGTGTGCACCTTCGCCCTTTGCCTGGCGGTCTTTGCCAGAGACTTGATGGAGCTGCTGGCCACCAAGAGCTACCTGCCGGGCGCGCGGGTGGTGCCTCTTCTTGTGGCTTCCTATGTGCTGTATGGCGTGTACTACTTCACCGCCATTGGGGTGCAAGTGAGGAAAAAGACCTTTTTTCTCCCGCTTGGCATCGGTATGGCAGCGGCGTTGAATTTGTTCTTGGGGTTGCATCTGGTGGCCCGTACCGGCATGATGGGTGCCGCGCTGGCGAAAGTGCTCGCCTACGCAGTGCTGGCGGCGGTGATGTGGACGATCTCGCAGCGGCTCTACCGCGTGCCGTACGACATGGGCAAGTTCGTTTTCCTCCTCGCAACAGGAGTGGGTCTGTTCTTTCTCAGCACGCTGACGCCGCCGCGCCTAGCAGTGATGCCGGTACTGGAGCGCCTGGCGATTGTGGGCGCGTTTCCTGGTGTGATGCTCCTCTGCGGATACGTGGAGCGCGGCACTGTGCGCCGTGTTGCCAGCGCCATCTCTTCAAGCATGGCAAGGGGCAGGGCGAGGACAGACCGTGCGCCGCGCGATTGGAGCGAGATAGGCTGA